One Ardenticatenales bacterium genomic region harbors:
- a CDS encoding DUF4097 family beta strand repeat protein, giving the protein MKQLTQTQVTGSSSDGTRAPISSGNHQRRSSITWLLSGLLLAALACNVVTTKVGALQTDTHTIEPADATEVRVTVNMGVGELNLSGGAESLLQADFSYNVADWKPELDYQVTNNNGRLRVAQPSGNINGIPDDKITNRWTLRFNNEIPLDMNVTMGVGKSTLDFSELTLTDLQVKTGTGDITMKIGAQALDYAGIETGLGETNIQFGGGRLDDLNVKMGTGSVLIDLRGTWESNMNATIGGGLGDLTLKLPRDVGVRVRANTGLGDVKANGFRIQDDAYVNDAYGESDVTLDINIDTGVGTVILELGE; this is encoded by the coding sequence ATGAAGCAATTAACGCAAACACAAGTAACCGGCAGCAGCTCGGATGGAACGCGCGCGCCAATTTCATCTGGGAACCATCAAAGGAGAAGCAGCATCACATGGTTGCTTTCCGGCCTGCTGTTGGCCGCATTGGCCTGCAACGTCGTCACAACCAAAGTAGGCGCGCTGCAAACCGACACACACACCATTGAACCGGCGGACGCCACGGAAGTGCGCGTCACGGTGAACATGGGTGTCGGAGAACTCAACCTGAGCGGCGGCGCGGAATCGCTGCTACAAGCCGATTTCTCGTACAACGTCGCGGATTGGAAACCCGAATTGGATTATCAGGTCACTAATAACAACGGGCGGCTGCGGGTGGCGCAGCCCAGCGGCAATATCAATGGCATTCCCGACGACAAAATTACGAACCGCTGGACACTGCGGTTTAACAACGAAATACCCCTGGATATGAACGTGACGATGGGTGTGGGCAAAAGTACGCTCGACTTCAGCGAGTTGACGCTCACGGACCTTCAAGTCAAAACGGGAACCGGGGATATAACGATGAAGATCGGGGCACAGGCTTTGGATTATGCCGGCATTGAAACCGGACTGGGAGAAACAAACATCCAGTTTGGCGGCGGTCGCCTCGACGATTTGAACGTTAAGATGGGAACAGGCTCCGTGCTCATTGACCTGCGCGGCACATGGGAAAGCAACATGAACGCCACCATCGGCGGCGGCCTGGGCGACTTAACCCTGAAGCTCCCCCGCGACGTGGGTGTGCGCGTCCGGGCAAATACCGGGCTGGGCGACGTAAAGGCCAACGGCTTCCGTATCCAGGACGACGCCTACGTCAACGACGCCTACGGGGAGTCAGATGTGACTCTGGACATCAATATCGACACCGGGGTGGGCACGGTAATCCTGGAACTGGGCGAATAG
- a CDS encoding tryptophan 2,3-dioxygenase — protein MSLTYTSYLQIEGLLDLQAPQSGGPEHDEMLFIIIHQVYELWFKQVLHEMDYLYARLLENDAARALPTLRRILTIFKTLVSQIDVLETMTPLEFLSFRDRLESASGFQSYQFRELEFALGHKRRNVLVHYPQGTVPRERLEMRYAQPTLWDGFLRFLALNGYDVPAFLLQRDVTKPLEPSPEVQTILISVYRDNPDVMRVCERLVDLDEGLQEWRYRHIQMVQRTIGNKQGTGGSTGVGYLTSTLFHPLFPDLWAIRTGL, from the coding sequence ATGTCATTAACCTATACGAGTTATTTGCAAATTGAAGGATTGTTAGACCTGCAAGCACCCCAGTCGGGCGGTCCTGAACATGACGAAATGCTGTTCATTATCATTCATCAGGTATACGAATTGTGGTTTAAGCAGGTGCTGCACGAGATGGACTACCTGTACGCGCGGCTGTTGGAGAACGACGCGGCGCGCGCGCTGCCCACGCTGCGTCGCATCTTGACGATTTTCAAGACGCTGGTTTCGCAGATTGATGTTTTGGAGACGATGACGCCGTTGGAGTTTTTGTCGTTCCGCGACCGGCTGGAGTCGGCGAGTGGTTTTCAATCGTACCAGTTTCGGGAGCTGGAATTTGCGCTGGGGCATAAGCGGCGCAATGTGCTTGTGCATTATCCGCAGGGGACGGTGCCGCGAGAACGGTTGGAGATGCGGTATGCGCAGCCGACGTTGTGGGATGGTTTCCTGCGTTTTTTGGCGCTGAATGGGTATGATGTGCCGGCATTTCTCCTCCAGCGCGACGTGACAAAACCGCTGGAGCCGTCACCGGAAGTGCAGACCATCCTGATTAGCGTTTACCGCGACAATCCCGACGTCATGCGCGTCTGCGAGCGGTTGGTGGACCTGGATGAAGGCTTGCAGGAGTGGCGCTACCGCCACATCCAGATGGTGCAGCGCACCATTGGCAACAAGCAGGGCACGGGGGGATCCACAGGCGTGGGCTACCTCACATCTACCCTGTTCCATCCTCTTTTCCCTGACTTGTGGGCTATTCGGACGGGTCTGTAA
- a CDS encoding PAS domain-containing protein has protein sequence MNWHYTPHSLLLFTIAGALILLGLYAQQWRDNNETRYFTLLGLAASWWAVTYGLELSATGLSAKLFWARLEYVGIAATPLAWLLLVLRHTNHEDWLRRRNVVVLTIVPALTILLAFTNNWHYLLWRTNELSPDGILLANTYGPWFWFHVLVSYSYVFIGSSLLLRVIWRNLVKMFQLQAFILFSGLMIPWIGNILYIFRIVRLDPTPFAFGISTFLLSIGLYRFRLLDIVPIARGSVINSMNDGMIVFDHHQRVLDLNQAARTIFNWREENSFGQMLPDELRHQLPPLTENGTPEAFVTELRLRQGNTTYGYEARLSPVMDRVQQHQGYLLLLHDITERQRLQQLREDLTSTIVHDLRTPLGAIHTTLTWLEETTAAQMTEANQEILHVARHSAEQMLLLVSSILDINRIESGMMPIHYSSFTLQEMADGLLKRYAVIAHEKKLRLVREIAGISPAYADRELIERVLQNLLGNAIKFTPYGGYVRISAQPLAADPQKLLVAVHDNGPGIPPEQQTTLFQKFSTGNAVGQGSGLGLAFCKMAVEAHHERIWVESERGQGTTVFLTLRTQNQA, from the coding sequence ATGAACTGGCACTATACGCCTCACTCCCTGCTGCTCTTCACGATTGCCGGCGCACTCATCCTGCTGGGGCTTTATGCGCAGCAGTGGCGGGACAACAACGAAACACGTTACTTTACACTACTGGGACTGGCGGCCAGTTGGTGGGCGGTCACCTACGGGTTGGAACTGTCCGCTACGGGCCTGAGCGCAAAGTTGTTTTGGGCCAGGTTGGAGTATGTGGGTATTGCCGCGACGCCGCTGGCCTGGCTGTTGTTGGTGCTGCGGCATACCAATCATGAGGACTGGTTGCGGCGACGGAATGTGGTGGTATTGACGATTGTGCCGGCATTGACCATCCTCCTCGCCTTCACCAACAACTGGCACTACCTCCTCTGGCGCACCAACGAACTCAGCCCGGACGGCATCCTTCTGGCGAACACCTACGGCCCCTGGTTCTGGTTTCACGTCCTCGTCAGCTACAGCTACGTCTTCATCGGCTCCAGCTTATTGCTCCGCGTTATCTGGCGCAACCTGGTCAAAATGTTCCAGTTGCAGGCATTCATTCTGTTTTCAGGCCTCATGATCCCCTGGATTGGCAATATCCTCTACATCTTCCGCATCGTCCGCCTCGATCCTACCCCGTTTGCCTTCGGCATCAGCACTTTTCTTCTCTCTATCGGGCTTTACCGCTTTCGCTTGTTGGACATCGTGCCCATTGCCCGCGGCAGCGTGATCAACAGCATGAACGACGGCATGATTGTGTTCGATCACCACCAGCGCGTTCTGGATCTGAACCAGGCCGCGCGCACTATCTTCAATTGGCGCGAAGAAAACAGCTTTGGTCAGATGCTGCCTGATGAACTGCGTCACCAACTTCCACCACTCACGGAGAATGGAACACCAGAAGCCTTTGTCACGGAATTGCGCCTGCGGCAAGGAAACACCACGTACGGCTACGAAGCGCGCCTGTCGCCGGTAATGGACCGCGTGCAGCAACACCAAGGCTATTTGCTGCTCCTACACGACATCACCGAACGCCAGCGGTTGCAGCAGTTGCGCGAGGACCTCACCTCCACGATTGTGCATGATCTGCGTACGCCGCTCGGCGCGATCCATACCACATTGACCTGGCTGGAAGAAACGACGGCGGCGCAGATGACGGAGGCCAATCAGGAGATTCTGCACGTTGCTCGTCACAGCGCGGAGCAAATGCTCCTGCTGGTCTCCTCGATCCTGGACATTAACCGCATAGAAAGCGGTATGATGCCGATTCATTACTCTTCATTCACCCTGCAAGAGATGGCCGACGGACTCTTGAAGCGGTACGCGGTTATCGCTCATGAAAAAAAGTTGCGTTTGGTACGGGAGATTGCCGGCATTTCCCCCGCCTATGCCGACCGTGAACTTATTGAGCGCGTGCTGCAAAACCTGCTCGGAAACGCCATCAAATTCACCCCCTACGGCGGCTACGTCCGCATCAGCGCCCAACCACTGGCCGCCGACCCCCAGAAGCTCCTCGTTGCCGTTCACGACAATGGTCCGGGCATTCCCCCCGAACAACAGACCACCCTCTTCCAAAAATTCAGCACGGGTAACGCGGTCGGTCAGGGAAGCGGCCTCGGCCTGGCCTTTTGCAAGATGGCCGTGGAAGCCCACCACGAGCGTATCTGGGTCGAGAGCGAGCGCGGCCAGGGCACAACCGTCTTTCTTACCCTGAGGACCCAAAATCAAGCCTGA
- a CDS encoding YhfC family intramembrane metalloprotease, translated as MIHFLFLLLNALIMMALPFVLGHFLSQRLRFDWGLFGVGAITFILSQVGHIPFNQFVFARVPALSANLILLALFGGLSAGVFEEVARYLMYRFWVRDARDGPSALILGLGHGGIESFLLGLLVGINGYFLFLVHQGGTTVLVPEAQMPALQQATATLLQSPPYLLLLGAIERLFAIALHISLSLIVLQTFTRRQGRWLLLAIGLHALFDAAAVYAATTWSAIVAELIIGLMAALLLAFAWRLRHTGPAPAAEEPLPNLSPAPIRPVELSADRLDDSRYQ; from the coding sequence ATGATTCATTTCCTATTTTTGCTGCTCAACGCACTCATCATGATGGCGCTTCCATTTGTGCTCGGCCACTTTCTGAGCCAGAGGCTGCGTTTCGACTGGGGGCTGTTTGGCGTGGGCGCGATCACGTTCATCTTGTCGCAGGTGGGGCACATTCCCTTTAACCAGTTTGTGTTTGCGCGTGTGCCGGCATTGTCGGCAAATCTGATCTTGTTGGCGTTGTTTGGGGGACTGTCCGCCGGCGTTTTTGAAGAAGTTGCCCGTTATCTCATGTACCGTTTCTGGGTGCGGGACGCGCGCGACGGCCCCAGCGCCCTCATCCTCGGCCTGGGGCATGGCGGCATTGAGTCCTTCCTCCTTGGATTACTTGTCGGCATCAACGGCTACTTCCTCTTTCTGGTTCACCAGGGAGGGACAACCGTACTCGTGCCGGAGGCGCAAATGCCGGCATTGCAGCAAGCCACCGCCACCCTCCTCCAATCCCCGCCCTACCTCCTCCTCCTCGGAGCCATCGAACGTCTTTTCGCCATCGCGCTGCACATCTCCCTTTCACTCATCGTCCTGCAAACCTTCACCCGCCGCCAGGGGCGCTGGCTCCTTCTCGCCATTGGCCTACACGCCTTGTTTGATGCTGCCGCCGTCTACGCCGCCACCACCTGGAGCGCCATCGTCGCCGAACTGATCATTGGCCTCATGGCCGCGCTCCTTCTCGCATTTGCCTGGCGGCTCCGCCATACCGGACCCGCGCCGGCGGCGGAGGAACCTTTGCCCAACCTGTCGCCGGCGCCGATCCGTCCCGTGGAATTGTCCGCCGACAGGCTGGATGATTCCCGCTATCAATAA
- a CDS encoding ABC transporter ATP-binding protein produces MIHTENLTKKFDEFVAVDRLSLDVAEGEVFGFLGPNGAGKTTTVRMLTSLIGPTAGSGTVLNYRIGQDDQEIRRHVGILTESPGHYDRLSAYRNMAIFASLYEVQDVAGQVEKYLRLLGLWARRDDAVGTFSKGMRQKLAIARSLLHEPRILFLDEPTSGLDPEMAKLVRDFIAELRQEGRTIFMCTHNLDEAERLCDRVAVFNTHLRVVDTPTRLRQQLYGRQVVFHLAGTAADFAPTLAELPYLKRVQAVDNKLVVALDEPEAHNPELIRLLVNAGADLQFVGELRHSLEDVYLQLVKDS; encoded by the coding sequence ATGATTCATACCGAAAATCTGACAAAGAAGTTTGACGAGTTCGTAGCTGTGGATCGCCTGTCGCTGGACGTGGCCGAGGGGGAGGTTTTTGGCTTTTTGGGGCCAAATGGCGCGGGCAAGACGACGACCGTGCGCATGTTGACCAGTTTGATTGGCCCAACTGCCGGCAGCGGCACCGTCCTCAACTACCGCATCGGCCAGGATGATCAAGAAATCCGGCGGCATGTCGGCATCCTCACCGAATCCCCCGGCCATTATGATCGCCTCAGCGCCTACCGCAACATGGCCATCTTCGCCAGCCTCTACGAAGTACAGGACGTAGCCGGGCAGGTGGAGAAATACTTGCGCTTGCTTGGCCTCTGGGCGCGCCGCGACGATGCCGTGGGAACCTTCAGCAAGGGGATGCGGCAAAAACTGGCGATTGCCCGCAGCTTGCTGCACGAGCCGCGCATCCTCTTCCTCGACGAGCCGACGTCTGGCCTCGACCCGGAAATGGCAAAGCTGGTGCGCGATTTTATCGCCGAACTGCGGCAGGAGGGGCGCACTATCTTCATGTGCACCCACAACTTGGATGAAGCCGAGCGATTGTGTGATCGCGTGGCGGTGTTTAATACCCATCTGCGGGTGGTGGACACGCCGACCCGTTTGCGCCAGCAGTTGTACGGGCGGCAGGTGGTCTTTCACCTGGCCGGAACTGCCGCCGACTTCGCCCCTACGCTGGCGGAATTGCCTTATTTGAAGCGCGTGCAGGCCGTGGATAACAAGCTGGTTGTGGCCCTGGACGAGCCGGAAGCGCATAATCCTGAGTTGATCCGCCTGTTGGTGAATGCCGGCGCCGATTTGCAGTTTGTCGGCGAACTGCGGCACTCGCTGGAGGATGTTTATCTGCAATTGGTGAAGGATAGCTGA
- a CDS encoding ABC transporter permease subunit — protein sequence MNKIKTIILKEWAEVFKQRLVLFTVIFIPLLFTGMALGIILATGDTVVDAASMQDFPGDVAATICAGVAEKDCFSVYLATQFMFMFMMIPVIIPVTIAAYSIVGEKTTRSLEPLLATPITTGELLAGKALAAILPAVAATWLGFIIFLVGMFIKGGTSLFTSLTQPLWLVAILAVGPLLALLSVASALMVSSRVSDPRVAEQLSAVVVVPLVLLAFGQMAGLIILDRNMVLLIAGILLILDAAAIYVAVRIFQRETILTKWK from the coding sequence ATGAACAAGATCAAAACCATCATCCTCAAGGAATGGGCCGAAGTATTTAAGCAGCGACTGGTCCTCTTCACCGTCATCTTCATCCCCCTCCTGTTCACCGGGATGGCCCTGGGCATCATCCTGGCAACCGGCGATACCGTCGTCGATGCCGCGTCCATGCAGGATTTCCCCGGAGACGTGGCCGCGACGATATGCGCGGGCGTGGCGGAAAAGGACTGCTTCTCCGTCTACCTGGCGACGCAGTTCATGTTCATGTTCATGATGATTCCCGTGATCATTCCCGTAACCATTGCCGCCTACAGCATCGTCGGCGAGAAGACGACGCGCAGCCTGGAGCCGCTGCTGGCGACGCCCATCACCACGGGAGAACTGTTGGCGGGTAAGGCGTTGGCGGCGATTTTGCCGGCAGTGGCCGCCACGTGGTTGGGATTTATCATTTTTCTTGTGGGCATGTTCATCAAAGGCGGGACCAGCCTGTTTACCAGTCTGACGCAACCGCTGTGGCTGGTGGCAATCCTGGCGGTGGGGCCGCTGCTGGCTCTACTGTCCGTGGCTTCGGCGCTGATGGTGTCCTCGCGGGTGAGCGATCCGCGGGTGGCGGAGCAGTTGTCGGCGGTGGTGGTGGTCCCGCTGGTGCTGCTGGCCTTTGGGCAGATGGCCGGCCTGATCATTCTAGATCGGAATATGGTGCTGTTGATTGCCGGCATTCTCCTCATCCTCGACGCCGCCGCCATCTACGTTGCCGTGCGTATTTTCCAGCGCGAAACCATTCTGACAAAATGGAAATAA
- the rpsB gene encoding 30S ribosomal protein S2 gives MRVVSMKALLETGVHFGHRTRRWHPHMKPYIFTERNGIHILDLQQTLYMIEEAYSLVRDTVAEGGSVLFVGTKRQAQDTVAKEAERAHQPYVNQRWLGGTLTNWQTIRQRIKYLEKLEKRRDEGEFDLLKKKERLTLEREIEKLNTRLGGIRTMDRLPDLLFVVDISNEETAVREANILQIPIIAMVDTNCDPDPIDFVIPSNDDAIRAIKLICGKMADAALEGMSLRKESMDEAVGEFEEYDYEDDDRLHEATDEDLLGRSTLAKIRETEEPSDDEDNEDEYNDED, from the coding sequence ATGCGAGTCGTTTCAATGAAAGCCTTGCTGGAGACGGGCGTGCATTTTGGTCATCGCACCCGTCGTTGGCATCCCCATATGAAGCCGTACATCTTTACCGAGCGCAACGGCATTCACATCCTTGACCTGCAACAAACCCTCTACATGATTGAAGAAGCTTACAGCCTGGTGCGCGATACCGTGGCGGAGGGCGGCTCCGTCCTGTTCGTGGGAACCAAGCGTCAGGCGCAGGACACCGTCGCCAAGGAAGCGGAACGCGCTCACCAGCCCTACGTTAACCAGCGCTGGCTCGGCGGAACCCTGACCAACTGGCAGACGATCCGCCAGCGTATCAAGTACCTGGAGAAGCTGGAAAAGCGGCGGGACGAGGGCGAATTTGACCTGTTGAAGAAGAAAGAACGCCTGACCCTGGAGCGGGAAATCGAAAAGCTCAATACCCGCCTCGGTGGTATCCGCACGATGGACCGCCTCCCTGACTTGCTTTTTGTTGTAGACATCAGCAACGAAGAAACCGCCGTACGCGAGGCCAACATCCTGCAAATCCCCATCATTGCCATGGTGGATACCAACTGCGACCCCGATCCGATTGATTTTGTCATTCCGTCTAACGACGATGCGATTCGCGCCATCAAGCTCATTTGCGGTAAGATGGCGGATGCGGCGCTCGAAGGGATGTCGCTGCGAAAAGAGTCCATGGACGAAGCTGTGGGCGAATTCGAAGAGTACGACTACGAGGACGATGATCGCCTGCATGAGGCCACGGATGAAGACCTGCTGGGTCGCTCGACACTGGCGAAGATCCGTGAGACGGAAGAGCCGTCCGACGATGAAGACAATGAAGACGAGTACAACGACGAGGACTAG
- the tsf gene encoding translation elongation factor Ts, with protein sequence MKITTDMIRELRQVTGAGVLEAKKILTETNGDFEKAVDALREKGLAKAAKRSARDANEGVIELYAHPGNRVGVILELNCETDFVGRNEQFRELAHDLALHIAAMSPSYVNIEDVPAAELEREMSVLRAQALSEGKPEAVAEKIIAGRMNKFYEDTCLMEQPFVKDDKVKIKDMITDAIRVMGENIMVRRFSRYELGEGL encoded by the coding sequence ATGAAGATTACGACCGATATGATCAGAGAGCTGCGCCAGGTAACGGGCGCGGGTGTGCTGGAAGCCAAGAAGATTCTGACGGAAACGAACGGCGATTTTGAGAAAGCCGTGGATGCGCTGCGCGAAAAGGGGCTGGCGAAGGCCGCCAAACGCTCCGCGCGTGACGCGAATGAAGGGGTGATTGAACTGTATGCGCATCCGGGGAACCGGGTTGGCGTTATTTTGGAGCTGAATTGTGAGACAGATTTCGTGGGACGTAATGAGCAGTTCCGCGAACTGGCGCACGATCTGGCGCTGCACATCGCGGCGATGTCCCCAAGCTACGTGAATATTGAAGATGTGCCGGCAGCCGAGCTGGAGCGCGAGATGAGTGTGCTGCGCGCGCAAGCCTTGAGTGAAGGCAAGCCGGAGGCGGTGGCGGAAAAGATCATCGCCGGCCGTATGAACAAATTCTATGAAGACACCTGTCTCATGGAACAGCCTTTCGTGAAGGATGACAAGGTCAAGATTAAGGACATGATCACGGATGCCATTCGCGTGATGGGTGAAAACATCATGGTGCGCCGTTTCTCGCGTTATGAACTTGGCGAGGGGCTGTAA
- a CDS encoding UMP kinase has protein sequence MPEIKYRRILLKLGGEAMAGPDGFGIDPMRAAEVAAIIKSVYDLGVQVAVVIGAGNLWRGSVGMRFGMEQSTADHMGMIATVMNALALQDALERTGIVTRVQTAIEMRAVAEPYIRLRAMRHLDKGRVVIIGGGTGNPYFTTDTAGALRAMEIGADVLVKATKVDAVYDKDPHTYPDARRFHHLSYIDFLNQRLRVMDGTAISLCMEHNLPIVVLNLWDEGSVEKLIRGEVVGTTISN, from the coding sequence ATGCCAGAGATCAAATACAGACGCATTCTGCTGAAGTTGGGGGGCGAAGCAATGGCCGGACCCGATGGGTTCGGCATTGACCCCATGCGCGCGGCGGAAGTTGCCGCGATAATCAAGAGCGTTTATGATTTAGGCGTGCAAGTCGCTGTCGTCATTGGCGCGGGCAACTTGTGGCGTGGTTCGGTCGGAATGCGTTTTGGCATGGAGCAGAGTACAGCCGACCACATGGGTATGATTGCCACCGTCATGAATGCGCTGGCCTTGCAAGATGCGCTGGAGCGCACGGGCATTGTCACCCGCGTGCAAACAGCGATTGAAATGCGTGCCGTAGCGGAACCGTACATCCGGCTGCGCGCGATGCGCCACCTGGACAAAGGTCGAGTCGTGATCATCGGCGGCGGCACGGGGAATCCATACTTCACCACGGACACGGCGGGCGCACTGCGCGCCATGGAAATTGGCGCGGATGTGCTGGTCAAGGCCACGAAGGTGGATGCGGTGTATGACAAAGACCCACATACCTACCCGGATGCGCGCCGTTTTCATCATTTGTCTTACATCGATTTTCTCAACCAGCGTTTGCGCGTGATGGATGGAACGGCTATTTCTCTTTGCATGGAGCACAACCTGCCGATTGTCGTGCTCAACTTGTGGGACGAGGGCAGCGTGGAAAAACTGATCAGAGGAGAAGTCGTCGGCACGACTATTTCCAATTAA
- the frr gene encoding ribosome recycling factor — protein MILELLQDAEERMKGAIKSLEDDLASYRTGRASPHLLDRLMVEVYGMEMPLNQLALVSVPEPQQLGIRPFDARTLSAIERAIFKSDLGLTPNNDGKIIRLNIPMLTEERRRQLTRLVGGRVEDAKVAVRNVRRDVLNDFRDLKNESDITEDEFFRAQDQLDELTKKFVEKIDQLGRAKNAEIMEV, from the coding sequence ATGATTCTTGAACTTCTACAGGACGCGGAAGAACGAATGAAGGGTGCTATTAAATCTCTGGAGGATGATCTGGCTTCTTATCGCACCGGACGCGCCTCCCCGCATTTGTTGGACCGTCTGATGGTTGAGGTTTATGGCATGGAAATGCCCCTCAACCAGCTCGCGTTGGTTTCCGTGCCTGAGCCGCAGCAATTGGGCATTCGTCCTTTCGATGCCCGTACGTTGTCAGCCATCGAACGCGCCATTTTCAAGTCCGATCTGGGTTTGACGCCCAACAATGATGGCAAAATCATTCGGCTGAACATTCCCATGTTGACGGAAGAGCGCCGGCGGCAATTAACGCGGCTGGTAGGGGGGCGGGTCGAGGACGCCAAGGTGGCGGTGCGGAATGTGCGACGCGACGTGCTGAATGATTTCCGCGACTTGAAAAACGAATCGGATATCACCGAGGATGAATTCTTCAGGGCGCAGGATCAACTGGATGAACTGACGAAGAAGTTCGTGGAAAAGATTGATCAACTGGGACGAGCCAAAAACGCTGAAATTATGGAAGTCTAG
- a CDS encoding phosphatidate cytidylyltransferase, with translation MFWQRLLVTLALGPLALYLVYLGGWFYFLPLLLMLLLATVEYCHLLQHLGWKPLVWLLLPANLLFFVDGQWPDLGLLNVAFAITLFATMLYGLWLYEGRHSETAAADWLTMNAGILIVGWLGSHFFRLRNVLTQPWQWTALALVAIWVADSAAYAFGKRFGRRKLAPRLSPNKTVEGYISGIIAGTALSVIAASLLHLPVGLAGLFGLLTCTFSPAGDLAISLLKRQAGVKDSGNLLPGHGGALDRVDSLLWSVTIAYYFVIFLA, from the coding sequence ATGTTCTGGCAGCGATTACTTGTAACACTCGCGCTTGGTCCGCTGGCTCTCTACCTGGTCTACCTGGGGGGCTGGTTCTATTTTCTGCCGCTGCTGCTTATGCTGCTGCTGGCAACGGTTGAGTATTGCCATTTGTTGCAGCATTTGGGTTGGAAGCCGCTGGTGTGGTTGTTGCTGCCGGCAAATCTCCTCTTCTTCGTTGATGGTCAATGGCCGGACCTGGGGCTGCTGAACGTGGCGTTTGCCATCACCCTGTTTGCCACGATGCTGTATGGTCTCTGGTTGTATGAGGGCCGGCATAGTGAGACAGCAGCGGCGGATTGGTTGACGATGAATGCCGGCATTCTTATCGTCGGCTGGCTTGGCAGTCACTTCTTTCGCCTGCGCAACGTGCTCACGCAGCCCTGGCAATGGACCGCATTGGCCCTGGTTGCCATCTGGGTCGCCGATTCCGCCGCTTATGCTTTTGGCAAACGCTTTGGACGGCGCAAACTCGCCCCTCGCCTCAGCCCTAACAAGACCGTCGAAGGGTACATCAGTGGCATCATTGCCGGCACGGCCCTGTCCGTCATCGCCGCCTCCCTACTGCATCTCCCTGTTGGCCTGGCCGGCCTCTTCGGCCTGCTCACCTGCACATTCAGCCCCGCGGGCGACCTGGCAATCTCTCTCCTAAAAAGGCAGGCCGGCGTCAAGGATTCCGGCAATTTGCTTCCGGGGCATGGCGGCGCGCTGGACCGCGTGGACAGCCTGCTCTGGTCCGTGACAATTGCTTACTACTTTGTCATATTTCTCGCTTGA
- the fbp gene encoding class 1 fructose-bisphosphatase: protein MSKIVTIERFVYDNQPTHARGEFTNLLYDIALAAKVIAHKTNRAGLTDILGRAGAVNIQGEEQQKLDVYADDIIFRLCDHTGRLCVMASEEQEDILEIPPQFQKGSYVLIYDPLDGSSNIDVNVSIGTIFAIYRCLDWANRGRLEDCLQPGRKLVAAGYVLYGSSTMLVYSTGHGVHGFTLDPELGEFLLSHENMTLPNPPRFYSVNHAYYRHWTPGVQKYVRWLQGVEPDAPPSPALSERYIGSMVADFHRNLLRGGVFLYPAEAQKPQGKIRLLYEAAPLSYLAEQAGGYGSTGCGPILDVVPTALHQRTPLFIGNRALVEQAEAFIAAEMAPVKGAV, encoded by the coding sequence ATGTCCAAAATTGTGACAATTGAACGTTTCGTCTACGATAACCAGCCTACTCATGCGCGTGGCGAATTCACCAACCTGTTGTACGACATCGCCCTCGCCGCCAAAGTGATTGCCCACAAAACCAATCGCGCCGGTCTTACGGATATTCTCGGGCGGGCGGGCGCCGTCAACATTCAAGGTGAAGAACAGCAGAAACTGGACGTCTACGCTGACGACATCATTTTTCGCCTGTGCGACCATACCGGGCGCTTGTGCGTCATGGCCTCGGAGGAGCAAGAAGATATCCTGGAGATTCCCCCACAGTTTCAGAAAGGTTCGTACGTCCTCATCTACGACCCCCTTGACGGCTCCTCCAACATTGACGTTAATGTGAGTATTGGCACGATCTTCGCTATCTATCGTTGCCTCGATTGGGCCAACCGCGGGCGTCTGGAAGACTGTTTGCAGCCAGGGCGCAAGCTCGTCGCGGCGGGGTATGTGCTCTATGGCTCCAGCACCATGCTGGTCTACAGTACGGGACACGGCGTCCACGGATTTACGCTCGATCCGGAGTTGGGTGAGTTTCTCCTTTCACACGAAAACATGACTTTGCCCAACCCGCCCAGGTTCTACAGCGTCAACCATGCGTACTATCGCCACTGGACGCCCGGTGTGCAAAAATATGTGCGCTGGCTGCAAGGTGTGGAACCGGACGCGCCCCCATCGCCTGCCCTGTCTGAACGATACATTGGCTCCATGGTTGCGGATTTCCACCGGAACCTCCTGCGCGGCGGCGTTTTCCTTTATCCGGCGGAGGCGCAGAAGCCGCAGGGGAAGATCCGCTTGTTATATGAAGCCGCTCCCTTGAGCTACCTGGCGGAGCAGGCAGGCGGATATGGCTCCACAGGATGCGGGCCGATTCTCGACGTTGTTCCTACGGCTTTGCACCAGCGGACGCCGCTTTTCATTGGCAATCGTGCTCTCGTGGAACAGGCCGAAGCATTTATCGCCGCGGAAATGGCGCCCGTCAAGGGGGCCGTCTGA